Sequence from the Mycoplasma cottewii genome:
AGTGCCTTTCTTTATTGCAGTACTAGGATTTAAAGCTCTTACTCCTGGATTAGGAATTATAATTTTATATTTAGTTGGTATATCATATGCAATACCTACTCACTTTAAAATTATTCTAGAAAATAAAGATTGTTCAAAAGATTGTTCACACGATAAAAAAGACGAAGAAAAAGAAGATAAAAAAGACGAAAAAGATAAAAAATAGAGTTAATAAGTAGAAACATTTTTTTGTTTTGCTACTTAAGCTCTATTTTTTTTAAAATTTAATTTAATAAAGTCTTTATTATAAAAAAGAGCAATGCTAAAATAACAATAATATTTAAATTAGGAGTGTTTATGAGCAAAAATAAAAAAGTAAGTATTATTTTAGTTGCAGGTGGAAGTGCTAGTGGTAAAAGCACAGTAGCTGATAGAATAGCTAATAAGATTTTAAAAGATAAGTCAGTTTCTCACATTTCAATGGATGATTATTATAAAGATTTTAGCGAACTATCAATTGATAAAAGAAAACAAATTAACTTCGATCACCCCAACTCAATTGATATTGATTTATTAGTGCAAGATTTAATGAAATTAAAAGAAAGACAAAATATCACTGTTCCAATCTATGATTTTGTAAAATCAACAAGAACAGATCAAACAAAAGTAATTAAAGCAAGTGATGTAATTATTTTAGATGGTATATTTGCTTTATACTTTGAAAAATTACGTGAACTAGGTGATATAAAATTATTTATTAAAACTGCTGATGATTTACGTTTTATTAGAAGATTAGAACGTGATACAAAAGAACGTGCAAGAAGTATTGAAAGTGTTATTCACCAATACTTAACAGAAGTAAAACCAATGCACGATATTTTTATTGAACCTACAATTGATCACGCTGATCTAATTATTCCTTATAAAGAAGGAAATGAAGTAGCAATTGATATTGTAACTACAAAAATAAAAGATTTATTAAATGAATAATAAAAACCTGGACTACCAGGTTTTTTTAAACAATAGTAAATGGACCAGTTCATTTATAATGATTATTTCAAAAGTTAAATATTTTCATAACTGGAATATAAGTTAATTTAATTGACTGAGCATAAGTTCTTGCTGCTTTAAAATCAAATTCATATTCATTTATAGCTGATTTAACTAATTTAGTTACTTCTTCATTGTAATATATTTCTAATCTATTTTTATATTTCATTGATATGTAGTAATTTATAAATAAACATAAAATAAAAGCAAAACATAAATATCCAGATACAGGATTAATTCAAAATCAAGTTAACGTATATTGAGAATTAGATACAACTGCACTTGATGAGTGAATTTGATTAAATTCGTTTGTAATTTGATTGTAAAGATATAAAAATAATGAGAATGCAAAACTAATAGCAATTAATGATAAAAGTGTGTAAGGTATTATATAAATTAATGTTTTATAAAAACTAAGTTTGTTATCTTTTTGGATTTGTTTTGCTGAAATTCATAATCTTGAAATTAAATAATCTATTTCATAACCTGTAGATTCAAAAATACGTTTACTAATAATAATTTGTTTTTTAGATTTGTTTACATTTCTAAAAATTTTTATCATCTTTTCAGTATCAGCGTAAATAACTTCATAATCTTTTAAATTAAACATAATTTTAAAATTTAAAATTATGTTATTTATTTCAGTTGAAGTAATGTTATTATTAGAACTATTAATATAAGGTACTTGATGATTTATATAAGTTTTTGTATAGAATAAATACAACATTAATATAGAACCTAATAAAAATATATTTATTATTAGTAATACTAAATTTAATAAATTATATTGCATACCCATACTCCTTTACTAATAAATATATTTGTATTTTAAACTGCTGTTATATTTATAATTTTAAACCATTTATACTGTTAAAAAATAATATTTGTTTAAGTAGAAACATTTCTATTAAAAATAATAAAAAACCGAGTTTTAATCTCGGTTGAAATTATAATTCTGCATTATGATAAACGTTTTGAACGTCTTCTAGATCATCTAATTTATCTAAAAGTGCTTGTAATTGTTTTTTAGTTTCTTCATCACTAATAACAATTCTTTCATCAGTTGGAATCATTCTAGTTTCAGCAACAATATATTCTTCAACACCTAGTTCATCTAAAGCTTTTTTAACGCTTGCAAATGATTTAAATGGAGCGTAAACAACAATATCACCATCTTCGCTTACAACATCATTAACATCAACTTCAGCTAACATTAATCCTTCTAATACTTCTTCAACAGTTCTGTTTTTAAATACAAAGATTGAAGCATCTTCAAATAGAAAACTTACTTTTCCTTCAGGATTTCCATTATTTTTATTAAATACTTCTCTAATTGAAGCTGCAGCACGGTTAACGTTACTTGTTAATGCATCAACAATAATCGCAACATTACCAGGACCCATTCCTTCATATCTGTTTGCAACATAGTTTTCTGCATCTCCACCAGCTGCTCTTTTAATAGCTCTTTCAATTACATCTCTTGGAATTTGATTTGCTTTAGCTTTATCAATAACTGAACGTAATGTTAAGTTTGAATTAGGATCAGTTCCACCTTGTTTTGCAGCCATGTAAATTTCTTTTGCTGCACGTCCATTTGCTGCAGATTTTTTAGCAGCTGTTTTTGCCATAGAGGCCGCTCTAACTTCGTGTGCTCTTCCCATTATTATTATTTTCCTTTACTTTTTAATTCTTTTTCCACTTCTTCTAATTTAGCCATGATTATTTCCATTTTTTTATCAATGTCTTCTTCATCAGCATCAACTACAAAGAAAGGAAAATCATAAATATTTTTATTATAGAATTCTTCATAATCTCTATTTAGTAATTCTCAATAAGAATTATCAATTAAAAGCTCTTGTGGTCTTCCTCTTTGAGCAATTCTTCTGATTGCTGTTTCAGTTGAAACTCTTAAATAAATTACTATATCAAATTTTACTCTTTCATCTGGAAGTTTTAAATTTTCTAAAACAACATTGTCATAAAAGTCGATATAAGTTTTATAATCAGTTTCATTAACATTACCTAAATCATAATTAACTTTCATAAAGATAGGATCTTCTAAAATAGTTCTATCAAAAATTATATCTTTTAATTGATGAGCTTGTTTTAGTTGTTTAGATCTAGCAGTTAACATATAAATTTGCATTTTAAAAACTGTAGCTTTTAGATCTTTATAATAGTCATCAAAATAAGGATTTTCTTCAATTGGTTCTGGAAAGATTTCATATCCTAATCTTTTACTAATCTCAGCTGAAACTGTTGATTTACCAGCACCAACTGTACCAAAAATAGCTATTCTCATTGTCTTCCTCCTAAGTTGTTATTAATTATATTGTAATAGATTAATTAGCGATCTTTTTGTTTAATTGACTTATAAACTCCATAAAGTTTTTTAACTTCATTAGGTTTCAACTCTCTATACTCACCTGGTTTTAGATCACCGATCTCTAAAAACTCAATTTTAGTTCTCATAAGTTTAACTAAATTCATTTCACCAGCTTCAAACATTTTTTTAACGTGATGTTTTCTACCTTCAGCAATTGTTAATTCAACAATAGAAATATTTTTTTCTTTATCGTATTTTAATAATTTAGCATCAATTGCTTTAGTGAAATAATTTTCATCAATAGTTACTCCTTTAACTAGTTGAGCAACTTGTTTTTTTGAAACTTGACCTGAACACATTCCTTGATAAGTTTTAAAAAATTCATATCTTGGATGCATTATGAAATTAGACATCTCTCCATCATTAGTCATGATTAACAATCCACTAACATCATAATCTAATCTTCCAATTGGATAAACTCTATGATTTAAGTCTTTAAAATAATCAGCAACTGTTTTTCTTTTTTTAGGATCATACATTGTAGTTAAAACAAGTCTTGGTTTATAAAATAAATAATAGTATTTTTGATTATTTGAATCTGAAATAACTTCTTTATTATTAATTTCTATTTTTGCGTTAGGTTCAACTTTAGTTCCTAATTCAGTTACAACAATTCCATCAACTTTAACTCTTCCTTGAGTTATTAGTTTTTCAGCTGCTCGTCTTGATGCATAACCTCTAGAAGCAATTACTTTTTGTAATCTTTCTTTCATATTTCCTCCATTATTAAACCAATAATTCAGCTCATTGAATTGTCAGTAATTAATTTATTTATTATATTTTATAATCATTTACTCTTCAATATCAAAATCTTCGACTTGATCAAACAAGTGTTGATTTTCTTGTTTTTGTTCAGCTTCTTGTTGTTCAATTAATTTATCAATTTCTTCATCACTAATAGTTGGTAAACTTTCCATTCCACCTTGTAGATTAAAGATTTTAAAGAAATTATCAGTAATAGTATATAAATTAGCACGAGTGTTTTCGTCTTTTTTAGCAACTCTAATTAATTTCTTTTCTCTTAATTTATACATTTGATAAGCTGAATCACTACTTCTTAAAAAATCAATTTGAGATTTAGAAATCGGTCCTTTATAAGCAATAATAGATAAAACTTCAATTGTTGATTGAGATAATTTTCTATTGTTTTCTTGTTTTTCTAATTTAGCAAAATATTGGTGTAATTCTGGTTTTGTTTGCATACGGTATTTATTATTTCCAAATGCTTGAATTGATAAAGCACAAGTCTCATCATCTTGATATTTTTTATTTAATTCAATAATAGCTTGTTTAATATCATTTGGTTTTATTGTGTCTAATACATTTTGAATCTCAAGTAAAGAAATTCCATCATCACCATATATAAATAATAATCCTTCAATAATAGCTTTAATATTAGTATTCATTATTCTTCTCACTTTCTCATTGTTCTAATTGTCTATTTATAATGCTTTCATCTTCAATAACTTCTCTTTTAAACTCTACAAAAATATTATTATCACGTTGATTTATATTCATTATTTGATATCTTGTTAAATCTAAAACTGCTAAAAAACAAGCAACTATATTTTTAGTATTTAATCCAATACCGTCTAACAATTCAAATAAAGTTCATTCTTTAATTTTATTAACTTTCATTTTATTAATAATAGTTGTTGTGATTTGTTGAGGTGATATTGTTTGAGTAGTTAGTGTTTGATAAATTTCGTTTTCAAAATCAAAATCTTCATTATATTCATTGAATTTTGATTTACTAATAACTGATTTAAATATTTCAGTAAACATATCTAAATCAATATCTAATGGATCTAATAAAAGTTCATCTGATTGAAATTCAATTTCTTTTGCAAAGTTTTGTTTTGATCTTTTTTTAGATAATGTTTCAAAATATAGATTTTGACTTTGAATAAAAAAATCAGTAGCTATTTTAATTTGATTATATTGTTCAATACGTTCAACTAAATCATCAAAATCATGATCTTGATCAATTTGTTCATCATCAACAATAGGTATTAATTTACGTGATTTCATTTCAATTAATTGAGCTGCAATTGTTAAATATTCACTAGCTATTTCAATATCTAATTCTTTTTGTTGTTTAATATAATCTAAATATTGATCTACTATTTCTAATAAACTTAGTTTAACAATACTGATTTTTTTATCTTTAATCATTGTTCATAATAACTCAATTGGTCCTGAAAATTGATCTATAGTAACTTGATCTCAGCGTTTCATATAAACCTCCTATTAAGTATTGGTATTTAATTCTATTAATCTATTAATTTCATCATTATCTTTAAAATCAAATTCAATTTGTAACATAACTCTACATATAATAATAAATAAAGATTGTATTTGAATACTAATGTTTAAACTTTGTTGTTTAGTTGAATAAAATTTATCTAAGTTGTTTTTAAGTTTATCTAAAAGCATAAAAATTTGTGATTTATCTAATAGATCAAGAAACTCATTACTTCTATTCATACTTCCACGTGTTTTATAAAAGACATAACTTAAATTTACAAAATCTTTACTAAAATTATAATCAGTTTGAAATTTATTAATTGGTTTTAAATTATATTTTAAGTTTAAATGTAAAATGTTAAATATCATTTTATTAAAGTTTGAATATAAATGATTAAACATAGTTATTTGTTGGTGATATTCTTTATCTCAAATATCAAAATAATCACTTTTAGCATCATACAAATTATTTTCTAAACTTTGTTTTATATAAAATAATAAATTAGCTTTAATTTGAGTAAAAATATTTAAATTACAAAAAGCATCTTTAGCTAATAAAAGTGATAATAAACTTTTAATAAATAAATGAATTGATAAATTTTATTAACATCTAATTGATTTTGATCTTCAGAAAAAGTGATATCTAATTGATGGTGTTGATTTTTTAAATCTTTATTTAAATAATAAGTTATTTGATCATTTTCTAATAAAAATTTATCAATTAGATTAAAAGTGTAATTTGTTATATCTTCTAATTGATGATCACTTATAACTACTTGTTTTGCTATTTGAATTAATTTATTTAATTTAATAATGTTTAAATCTAAATCTTGATTAGTCATATTTACTCTCCATTAACAATCAACAACAATCATAAAAGTGTTTTGATATCATCTAAATCTTCTGATTTTTACATCAATTTGAGTTTGATAAAACTCAGTTAATAAATCATAATTAATTGATTCTTTTAATTTTTGATTATTTAAAACTATATTAATTGAATTTTGTAATTCTACAACTTTTTATCTATTCATTTTATTAATTTATTACAATCATCAATTTCATTATTTGTAATAGCATTTTTGAGTATAATTGTTCGACATTTTCTTTATATGTTCTAGTTTCTTCTAAATAATAATTAAGTTCTCTAAACATTGTAAAATCCATCGATTCATAAAAACTAGTTTTTAATTGATCATTTATATCTGTATGTAAAATACTAAATAAATCTGATTGATCAACACTGATTCTATTATTTAAACTAGCTGTTGCTTTAATAATTTGAATTAAAAAATCAATTTGATCATTTGTTAAATTTAACTTGTGATTATTATTTCAATAATTAATAAAATCTTTAGCTATTTTAAAATTAATATTTTCAGTTTCTATATCTAATAAATTTTGATGTTTTAATAATTTCATATTATTCTCTTACCAATCTAGTATTCATTTTATATTCAGTATTTTTTCTTGTAATAGCTAATAGTTTAACTTTAAATCCATCTAAATCATTATATTCAGCAATTATTTTAGGACCTATTCAAATTACAATTACTAAATAGATTCCCATAAAAACAAATAATAATGAACAGTTAACATAATAAGCATTATTTATAAGTGTTAAAAATGTTCTAAGTTCATTTAGTATTTTTCCTTGAGATATATCTGCTTTAAAAATACTTTCATAATCTTTAAAAAGTTCAAATAATCCTATGTTATAAGTTTTTAAAATATTAACAACAATATAAGGAATTAAAAATCCTATTGCTTCTAAACTTGTATAAATTCCTATAATAGGAGATGTTCTTACACGATAATTTCACATCAATGCAATTCCAAATCAAATATAAAAAGTTACAAATAACATTAATCCAAATAAGAAAGTTAAAGATAAAATTAAATAAATATTATGAACAAAAGTAATTAAAACTACTCCTATCATTAAAAATGTAGTTAATAGTGAAATCGATTTAATAATACCTATTTTTATAATTATAAATTTGTAGAAAATATAAGCTAGTACAATTTGACCTAAAAGGAAGAATAAATTATAAGTTTTTAAAAATATTAAAGCATTTGCATTATCTTGATATTCTAATTTAGTGACTGCTACAACATACATTTCAAATAAAGGAGTTTTAATTAAAGCATTAATAATACCAATTAAAAATCCAATAACCATTAACCAAATGATAACTTTTTTATTTACTTTTTGAACTGATTCTAAAATTTCATCATCATGTTTATGAACGTTTTGTCTTCTTTCTTTTATTAATAATGAAATCGCAAAAGATAAAATTATACAAATTAAACCAATTACAAATAATGAAGTTGTTCCATAAGCATTAAAACTGTTTGTTTTAGCAATGATTAATGAATAAATTTCAGTTCCAATAAATGAAGCAAAAGTAATTACCATACCACATTTCATTGAAGTAATTATTGGAAATAATCTTTCATGATATTGTTCGTTACAAAATAAAAAATAAATTGTTTTAGATGATATTGCAACTCCTACTAAAATAGAAAGAATAATCACATTTAAAGGATCTGGAGTTGAGATTAAAAAACCTGTTAAAGTAGCAAAAAAACAAGCAGCATTAGATATTCATATTCAAATTCTTCTTTGTCTTAATCAAAAAGTTCACTTAACTGCAATTGGATTAAGTAATGCTGAAAATAAAATATAACTTCCAATAAAAGCAAATGATACTAAAACTGAAGTAGGTAAAGATAAAGTTGAATCATTTAATGCATTAAAAACATCTGAATTTATTTTTATTAAAAAAGTAATAGCAATTCAAAATAAACCCATTTCAATAAAAAACAATCTCTTTTTTCTAGATGTTTTATTTTTATGAGATATTAATTGTGCTAAAACTAAACCTATAATGATAATTATTGGATTAACGATGTATAAATCCCATCTTAAGTTAGTCATCTTACTCACCAAATTCTACTTACTATATATTATTATAAATAATTTTATTTATCATTTTTAGCATTACTAATTAAAAATGAGTCTAGATAATACTAAACTCATTCTTTATTAAGCTTGTCCTAGACCTTTTTCTTTTCATTCAGCTAAAATTTCATCTTTTTGTCCTTTAGCTAAACGATCTTTGTATTCTTCATATCTTTCTTGACATTCTTTTACTTCTTCTAAAGCTTCTTCTAAACTACCTCATCCATTGATTTTTACAGTTTTATTTTGTAAAGCTTTGTATTGTAAGAAGAAGTTTTCAATTTCATCACGATAATGTTTAGGAACATCATTTAAA
This genomic interval carries:
- a CDS encoding deoxynucleoside kinase; protein product: MRIAIFGTVGAGKSTVSAEISKRLGYEIFPEPIEENPYFDDYYKDLKATVFKMQIYMLTARSKQLKQAHQLKDIIFDRTILEDPIFMKVNYDLGNVNETDYKTYIDFYDNVVLENLKLPDERVKFDIVIYLRVSTETAIRRIAQRGRPQELLIDNSYWELLNRDYEEFYNKNIYDFPFFVVDADEEDIDKKMEIIMAKLEEVEKELKSKGK
- a CDS encoding MFS cation transporter, whose translation is MTNLRWDLYIVNPIIIIIGLVLAQLISHKNKTSRKKRLFFIEMGLFWIAITFLIKINSDVFNALNDSTLSLPTSVLVSFAFIGSYILFSALLNPIAVKWTFWLRQRRIWIWISNAACFFATLTGFLISTPDPLNVIILSILVGVAISSKTIYFLFCNEQYHERLFPIITSMKCGMVITFASFIGTEIYSLIIAKTNSFNAYGTTSLFVIGLICIILSFAISLLIKERRQNVHKHDDEILESVQKVNKKVIIWLMVIGFLIGIINALIKTPLFEMYVVAVTKLEYQDNANALIFLKTYNLFFLLGQIVLAYIFYKFIIIKIGIIKSISLLTTFLMIGVVLITFVHNIYLILSLTFLFGLMLFVTFYIWFGIALMWNYRVRTSPIIGIYTSLEAIGFLIPYIVVNILKTYNIGLFELFKDYESIFKADISQGKILNELRTFLTLINNAYYVNCSLLFVFMGIYLVIVIWIGPKIIAEYNDLDGFKVKLLAITRKNTEYKMNTRLVRE
- a CDS encoding pseudouridine synthase translates to MKERLQKVIASRGYASRRAAEKLITQGRVKVDGIVVTELGTKVEPNAKIEINNKEVISDSNNQKYYYLFYKPRLVLTTMYDPKKRKTVADYFKDLNHRVYPIGRLDYDVSGLLIMTNDGEMSNFIMHPRYEFFKTYQGMCSGQVSKKQVAQLVKGVTIDENYFTKAIDAKLLKYDKEKNISIVELTIAEGRKHHVKKMFEAGEMNLVKLMRTKIEFLEIGDLKPGEYRELKPNEVKKLYGVYKSIKQKDR
- a CDS encoding segregation and condensation protein A gives rise to the protein MKRWDQVTIDQFSGPIELLWTMIKDKKISIVKLSLLEIVDQYLDYIKQQKELDIEIASEYLTIAAQLIEMKSRKLIPIVDDEQIDQDHDFDDLVERIEQYNQIKIATDFFIQSQNLYFETLSKKRSKQNFAKEIEFQSDELLLDPLDIDLDMFTEIFKSVISKSKFNEYNEDFDFENEIYQTLTTQTISPQQITTTIINKMKVNKIKEWTLFELLDGIGLNTKNIVACFLAVLDLTRYQIMNINQRDNNIFVEFKREVIEDESIINRQLEQWESEKNNEY
- a CDS encoding YebC/PmpR family DNA-binding transcriptional regulator — translated: MGRAHEVRAASMAKTAAKKSAANGRAAKEIYMAAKQGGTDPNSNLTLRSVIDKAKANQIPRDVIERAIKRAAGGDAENYVANRYEGMGPGNVAIIVDALTSNVNRAAASIREVFNKNNGNPEGKVSFLFEDASIFVFKNRTVEEVLEGLMLAEVDVNDVVSEDGDIVVYAPFKSFASVKKALDELGVEEYIVAETRMIPTDERIVISDEETKKQLQALLDKLDDLEDVQNVYHNAEL
- the scpB gene encoding SMC-Scp complex subunit ScpB; its protein translation is MNTNIKAIIEGLLFIYGDDGISLLEIQNVLDTIKPNDIKQAIIELNKKYQDDETCALSIQAFGNNKYRMQTKPELHQYFAKLEKQENNRKLSQSTIEVLSIIAYKGPISKSQIDFLRSSDSAYQMYKLREKKLIRVAKKDENTRANLYTITDNFFKIFNLQGGMESLPTISDEEIDKLIEQQEAEQKQENQHLFDQVEDFDIEE
- the udk gene encoding uridine kinase, with protein sequence MSKNKKVSIILVAGGSASGKSTVADRIANKILKDKSVSHISMDDYYKDFSELSIDKRKQINFDHPNSIDIDLLVQDLMKLKERQNITVPIYDFVKSTRTDQTKVIKASDVIILDGIFALYFEKLRELGDIKLFIKTADDLRFIRRLERDTKERARSIESVIHQYLTEVKPMHDIFIEPTIDHADLIIPYKEGNEVAIDIVTTKIKDLLNE